From a single Vibrio toranzoniae genomic region:
- the glpG gene encoding rhomboid family intramembrane serine protease GlpG encodes MIRLMVLDNPRLAQAFIDYMASRQIPIQMSPEGEGRFALWLTDSQYQVETESELNRFLSEPNHKRYQAASWDMAETRKSNFHYHTPSFMGMIKAKAGPVTLSIMLVCVVIFALQQIGFGQAIFNALHFPALDGQQWQLWRWLSHAVLHFSVMHIAFNILWWWQLGGDIEKKLGGFKLLQIFAVSSALSGAGQYWVEGANFGGLSGVVYALVGYLWVVGAKAPQFGLGIPKQIVGFMLVWLVLGYMQPFMAIANTAHLAGLVAGVIIGLVDSMKAPSSARSE; translated from the coding sequence ATGATTAGATTGATGGTGTTAGACAACCCGCGTCTTGCTCAAGCATTTATTGATTACATGGCTTCTCGCCAGATCCCTATTCAAATGTCTCCTGAAGGTGAGGGGCGTTTTGCTCTTTGGCTGACGGATAGTCAGTATCAGGTCGAGACGGAATCAGAGCTCAATCGTTTCTTGTCTGAGCCAAACCATAAACGCTACCAAGCAGCGTCTTGGGATATGGCGGAAACCAGAAAGAGCAATTTTCATTATCACACCCCGAGTTTCATGGGCATGATAAAAGCAAAAGCTGGCCCAGTGACGCTCAGCATCATGCTGGTATGTGTGGTTATTTTTGCTCTGCAGCAGATAGGCTTCGGTCAGGCGATTTTCAATGCCTTACATTTCCCAGCGCTTGATGGCCAACAATGGCAGTTGTGGCGTTGGTTGAGTCATGCTGTTTTGCACTTCTCTGTTATGCACATCGCATTTAATATTTTGTGGTGGTGGCAGTTAGGCGGAGACATCGAGAAAAAGCTAGGCGGCTTCAAGTTACTTCAGATCTTTGCTGTCTCTTCTGCGCTTTCTGGCGCTGGGCAATATTGGGTTGAAGGTGCGAACTTCGGTGGCCTGTCTGGTGTGGTATATGCTTTGGTTGGTTATCTCTGGGTTGTTGGTGCGAAGGCTCCACAATTTGGTTTGGGTATCCCAAAACAGATCGTCGGCTTTATGTTAGTGTGGTTAGTTCTTGGGTACATGCAGCCGTTCATGGCGATCGCAAATACTGCTCACTTGGCAGGTTTAGTCGCAGGTGTGATTATCGGTTTAGTTGATTCCATGAAAGCGCCTAGCTCAGCAAGGAGCGAGTGA
- the glpE gene encoding thiosulfate sulfurtransferase GlpE, which yields MDQFKHIDVKGAQALIEQGEARLVDIRDPQSFAVAHSKTAYHLTNDTMVSFMDEVEFEQPILVMCYHGISSQGAAQYLVNQGFEEVYSVDGGFEAWHRAELPVIAGL from the coding sequence ATGGACCAGTTTAAACATATCGACGTTAAAGGCGCTCAAGCCCTCATTGAACAAGGCGAAGCTCGACTTGTCGATATACGTGACCCGCAGTCATTTGCGGTTGCTCACTCAAAAACCGCTTACCATCTTACGAACGATACGATGGTGTCCTTTATGGATGAAGTCGAGTTCGAACAGCCTATTTTGGTGATGTGTTATCACGGTATTAGTAGCCAAGGTGCTGCACAATATTTAGTGAACCAAGGCTTTGAAGAGGTATATAGTGTTGATGGCGGCTTTGAAGCTTGGCATCGTGCTGAACTTCCAGTGATCGCTGGGTTATAG
- the rpoH gene encoding RNA polymerase sigma factor RpoH, with protein MANQAYQMALVTQDSLDSYIRSANSYPMLTPEEERGLAERLHYKGEIDAAKGLILSHLRFVVHVARGYSGYGLPMADLVQEGNIGLMKAVKRFNPEVGVRLVSFAVHWIKAEIHEYVLRNWRIVKIATTKAQRKLFFNLRKSKKRLGWFNNGEVETVARELGVEPSEVREMESRLAAQDATFEAPMDDDDGGSAYTAPVYYLEDKASDVAETVEAANWESHTNNRLGLALASLDERSQHIVRSRWLDDNKATLQDLADTYSISAERVRQLEKNAMKKLKQAVGDF; from the coding sequence ATGGCAAACCAAGCGTATCAAATGGCTTTAGTCACACAAGATAGTTTAGATAGCTATATCCGATCAGCGAACAGCTACCCAATGCTGACGCCTGAAGAGGAACGTGGACTTGCAGAGCGATTACATTACAAAGGTGAGATCGATGCTGCGAAAGGTTTAATCCTTTCCCACTTACGATTCGTGGTACACGTTGCAAGAGGCTACTCAGGCTACGGGCTGCCAATGGCCGATCTCGTTCAAGAAGGTAACATCGGCTTGATGAAGGCTGTTAAGCGCTTCAACCCAGAAGTTGGTGTTCGACTGGTCTCTTTTGCTGTTCACTGGATCAAAGCTGAGATTCATGAATACGTGTTGCGTAATTGGCGTATCGTTAAAATCGCAACCACTAAAGCACAGCGTAAATTGTTCTTTAACCTTCGTAAGTCTAAAAAGCGCTTAGGTTGGTTCAATAACGGTGAAGTTGAGACCGTTGCTCGTGAATTGGGAGTTGAGCCTTCAGAGGTTCGAGAAATGGAATCTCGTTTAGCGGCCCAAGATGCTACGTTTGAAGCGCCAATGGACGACGACGACGGTGGCTCTGCTTATACTGCCCCTGTTTACTACCTAGAAGACAAAGCGTCAGACGTTGCTGAAACGGTTGAAGCGGCTAACTGGGAATCACACACCAACAATCGTTTAGGGCTAGCATTGGCAAGCTTAGATGAGCGTAGTCAGCATATTGTGCGCTCACGTTGGTTAGATGATAACAAAGCAACACTGCAAGATTTAGCGGATACCTACAGTATCTCTGCAGAGCGTGTTCGCCAGTTAGAAAAAAATGCTATGAAGAAGTTGAAACAAGCCGTTGGCGATTTCTAA